The following proteins come from a genomic window of Thermoproteales archaeon:
- a CDS encoding NDP-sugar synthase — protein sequence MVTGVILAGGKGTRLRPLTYLKPKPLVPVGNKPILEYILESFLRYKIDKILVLANYLGDQIVDFLTNLDFSNNVEIKVLNLNSLDTADAVRKARNEIEGDFIVSMGDIISNMDLSKLISFHEKKGGIATVALKEYENPLEYGVTLIDKNDRIVLFLEKPISYELYMISLAYNKSHLKFLYGNLVNTGVYVFCEEILDIISENKHLMDWGKHVFPFLLENGYEIYGWIMGEAYWKDVGNSSKYLQANIDVVSGVATPLKPKGLYIRGIWIGENIEIGENAKIVPPVALADNVTIGENAVIGPYTVMGEGCEVKREAIIRESVLWKNVIIGDGCKILSSIIADNVTIGANVLIQESTIGDSAFIDSGVTLKNIKIKPMFKILSEEIVKSASTRLIS from the coding sequence ATGGTTACAGGAGTTATTCTCGCTGGAGGAAAAGGTACAAGACTTAGGCCTCTCACATATTTAAAGCCTAAACCTTTAGTTCCTGTAGGAAATAAGCCCATATTAGAATATATATTGGAATCTTTTCTCAGATATAAAATTGATAAGATTCTCGTATTGGCTAATTATCTAGGAGATCAAATAGTGGATTTTCTTACTAACTTAGATTTCTCCAACAATGTAGAGATCAAAGTTTTAAACTTAAATTCTTTAGATACCGCAGACGCAGTCCGTAAAGCTAGAAATGAGATAGAAGGAGATTTTATAGTTTCTATGGGTGATATAATAAGTAATATGGACCTTTCTAAATTAATAAGTTTTCACGAGAAAAAGGGAGGAATAGCAACCGTTGCTTTAAAAGAATACGAAAATCCTCTAGAATATGGCGTTACCTTAATTGATAAAAATGATAGAATAGTTCTTTTTCTCGAAAAACCAATAAGTTATGAACTTTACATGATAAGCTTGGCATATAATAAGTCTCATTTAAAATTTCTTTATGGTAATTTGGTTAATACAGGGGTCTATGTTTTCTGTGAAGAAATCCTAGATATAATTAGCGAAAACAAGCATTTAATGGATTGGGGTAAGCATGTATTTCCCTTTTTGTTAGAAAATGGCTATGAAATATATGGTTGGATAATGGGTGAGGCCTATTGGAAAGATGTAGGTAATTCATCAAAGTATTTGCAAGCTAACATTGATGTAGTCTCTGGTGTAGCTACTCCTTTAAAGCCTAAGGGATTATACATACGTGGTATATGGATTGGAGAGAACATTGAAATCGGAGAAAACGCAAAAATTGTTCCTCCTGTGGCCTTAGCGGACAACGTTACTATAGGGGAAAATGCTGTGATCGGACCTTATACTGTAATGGGCGAGGGTTGTGAAGTAAAGCGTGAAGCTATAATTAGGGAAAGTGTTCTTTGGAAAAACGTTATTATCGGAGATGGATGCAAGATACTTTCGAGTATTATAGCTGATAACGTAACTATAGGAGCGAACGTTCTAATTCAAGAATCTACTATAGGAGATTCTGCCTTTATAGATAGCGGCGTTACTTTGAAAAACATAAAAATAAAGCCGATGTTCAAAATTTTAAGTGAGGAAATAGTGAAATCCGCGTCGACTAGATTGATTTCTTAA